From the Tigriopus californicus strain San Diego chromosome 4, Tcal_SD_v2.1, whole genome shotgun sequence genome, the window CCTTCCACTTTGAACGGATTCAATGCAACTTTTGTCCTAGCCTTAACGAATTCCACTTTGTCTTGTGATGAAAAAACATATCTCCATGGAAACTCTCTGAAAGCCGTACTTTTTAAGCTATAATAGCTGCCCAAATAATTCAAAGCCATACAAACATGAATCAACCGAAATCTATCCCCTCCAAGTTCCATAGGATCCATGAACCCATGTTGATAAGAAAAATGTATCTTTTTATGTTTCTCGGCGCACAGACAACGAGCGAGGTTTCCACCCACCGAGTGCAACGCCCGCGAGGTCGAAGGCTTCAAGCAacaacacaacaacaacatcttcTGCAGCTACAACTGGCACAACCACTACGTCGTCATACCTCAGCCAAGCAGAACAAACTCGACAGAAAAAGATGAGGAGAGCCACGAGGAGATCGCTTCATATGTCCCTATATATCGTGGGAGCATTCCTGGTGTGCTGGATTCCCTACTATGTCGTGTCGATGATCATCATTTTCTCTCCCAATCCTGAGGTACGGAACAATGAGCACTGCCAGTCGACAGAAGTGTCGCCGATCGAGCTCCCGAAACAGAATTGTAcccctttttttaaacagAATTGTacccctttttttctttgcccGACCcgattgaagaaaagaaaaattactttttCGGATACTGAAGCGAGAAACCCACCTTGAGCATGCCAGATTCTGAGAGGCAAaacaataggggatgtcaagtaaaggaaaaatCAGGGAAAAATGttgtccggcaccctgattttgggcattttgaggagagagaaccaagacaaacatcacagtcaactcgcaccattcgcccattgagttttcaataattcagtgattttgagcgagttgtgttacacaACCCTGCTACAtaagcatgtttggtgttaatcagtgaacgcactatcaaattggctcaataccataaTGCTATTtacttagacaagcatgtaaaatgtcaaaatgtcaaaattcaatgcatgcacagtgcggtcTGGCTgagcatgttgtctttgatttttctccatggaataacgtcagctgttcatgaacgcgtttacttgactagccctatggGGTACActcacgtggtttcgtgaactcAAATTTTNttcacgaaactatctgatactcgcagtaggtgcaactgggtacaaatcgcatctcaaaatatgcgctcacgaaaccatgcgggggtgcaCCATTGAATGCCTCTGACTTGGTTGTTCATGGTTTTCAAATCTATGGACATCCATCTAAAGTTGTTACGAGTTATATGAAAATCAGCTCTAGGCCGGGCTCAGTTTATTCTCAAGGTAAAAGACCTTAATTTACAAACTTTTCTTGATCTCTCTTGCAGAAAGTTCCGCCAATGCTTTTGGATGGTATCTTCTGTTTCGGCATGTTTAACAGTCTCCTCAATCCAATCATTTATGGGGCGTTTCATCTGTGGAAACCTCCGACATCTCAATCCAATGGAATTACGGAACTCAAGTCAGTCCGCAGGAAGTTCTCGTCCAAGTCCAGTTTTCTGTGCCAATCCACCAGCACGCCCACGGGGGGAATGATGCCTGGAAGATCGTCCATGTTGTTACGCACACCTGCGTCATCTTCAAGTCCGGCGCAACCTCTCGGAAAGAATTCGTTGGGCTTGCGGAAACCTCCCGTTCAACGCTGTCACACCACTGAGAGTAGCTCGGTCCTTCTCAATCACAATAGCCGGTCGGACACCCCCAAAAGCAGCCCTAATCCCAGCCATCCCTTGGGACGAGGAACTTTTATGCTCTCCCGTTGTGCGACTTTTGATGTTCCCACGTCGAAAGTGGATCGACAGAAGGTATCAATGAAGCGCCGACAAATCAAGGAGATTAATAAGGGACTCGAAGATAATAGGACTCATCGTGGAAATGGATCCCGGcatcttgaaaatggttcCCACGAATATACCTATGATTACACGCAAGAGATCCTGGGGGAGAAGGATGAGATTCTGAATTGTTCAAAACTAGACTAGGGAGAGGAACCTAATTCTACTCTCTTAAATGTTGCATTAACGTCGTTATCCAAAATGTattattgaaaatatcaaCGTGTTCGCttgtttgatggaaaaagaagtCACTTTAGATATTGTAGATGCATTCTATATTTATTGTTACATGGTCTACCATAAACATCAGTTATAAGAAAATCACCTATGGGTTATCATTTCAGTTCCTGAAGACCCTCCTTGAATCAATGATAaattaaaaaactaaaatccTCCAATCACCTCGAATCAAAACCAAGCTCATTTTAGGGGATAAGTTAACGGATCCAATAAATTTTTTTCCGATGGGGAAAAACAGGGTTTTAACAAGGAATATCATACAGCCTTAACAAGTGAAGTGAGAGGCAAACAATCGCGCAAAATCGAACAACCAAGcgaagatttattttttcatattgcCTCTTTAACAATGTTGCGAAAAGGGACTGAGAATTTGAACGATACTAATTTCGTAGACGTTGACATGAGACATCCATTTAAATCAGAGGGTAAATGCCTGAAAGAGGGGAGAAAAACCACCGATTTATGCCTTTTCTTATGGAGATGATCCTTTTTGATTGTGCACTAATACTTATACTGATTAGTCGTCCATTGGTCAACTTTTGTGCAAGAGTTTGTTTTGGTATTGGAAGAATAGTAGCACAAAATTTATCATATTCTATGTAAATGTAAGCAAACATCATCTTGTATCTCTCTTAGAAATGGAATAtaatttttaatgaaaactaAATTTCACAACATGTTATCACGCCTTAAGatcctgttttcttttctattCTTTCAAGCCGTGACATTTATTTGGCGGTAATTTCTAGTTTATAAGTTCGTCAACCTCTACCCATTTTCTTGAATCCCTTTCATAGATAAACTTTAACATTAAGGATTTTCGATAAAAGGGCAGATGCCCTAAAGCTGATTTGAGCCCTCTTGCCTCAACAacgaacaatttgaaaaatggacacacaacgaacgaaaaaaaattgcttttcgtCGGTCGTTCACTTTCTTAAAAtaacctcaaaatgaaattataaGATACTGCCGAATAAATtaacttgaccaaatttgggCCCACAAACGGATTAGGGGACTCCGAAGGCACGTTCAAAGATATTAAAAAAGAGGTTGGATTCCTTAATTGCATCAAGTAATAATGAATGAATCGTCAGTGagcttttctttttaatgGGGTGGGTGCTTGTGTTGGAAGGGTGAACCTCATCTTATCAGCAAACCCAAACATCACACATTTTTTCTAATACTGTACATTCCGATGGACAGCGCAGTATGATGCTTGGCATCAGATGGGGTCCCAAACTGTGGGTGTGGATTTAACGTCTAAAAGTTTATCTGAGAAAGGTCGTGGAGCAGGACCACACCGAGTATCGTTTTTTTGTTGTGTTATCTTCCTTAAGATTGAGataaaatcatttattttcattgcgTTTATAGTTATTGTTATCTATTTTGGTAATGAATCTatactttttttcacttcaagAACCACAAGCTTGAGATAGATCCACGTACGAAATCTAAGTTCCCGTGGCGACCTGTATCCtatttttcttccctttttattatgatttcattttatttggttAAATTGTTCCATGTCCAATCTTCCAGTAAAAGACAGCCTTAGCTAAACAACAAAGCATTAAAAATAATTGCTTGTTAAGGGAATCTTGTTGAGGTCAAATGTCTACCCAAAAAGGGTGTCGATATTCATTGAAGCATTCTTATCAATGAAATATAGacgattccatttttttcttcaaatctgaGATGACATAGGCTCTTGGTCATCTTCCTGACAGatagaaatggaaatggaatgaaaatcatTCATCCAGAAGCAATGTTCGTTCACATTCGGaaacatgttttcaagttAACAACTTGGATTATTTTATTCATTCTCTGAATTATCAATTACCATCAGATACTGGGTAAATTCAAGTCTTAGAGTCTTTCAAGTACTCTTATGAAGATCAAAACCGTGGCAATGTTGAGAGTTGTGTGTAAAGCCCATCTTGTACTCAAATGCGGATACTTCTCAAATAAGCGGAAAGGTTAACTCGATCAGTGGTGGGGCTTGTAACCGTATTCAGGATTGACAGGCTGCGTGATGTAGAATCCAGACTTAGCGAAGTATTTCTTGTCATACCCGGATCCATATTCCTGAGTGGGGCCACGGAACACCTGAAACACGCAAGAAagttttgaagtcaaaaaCATTTCCCTTCTACTTGTTATGTATGAACTTTTTGAGACTTCAATATGCTTGAAACTGTAGGGTAAATCTTGCGTTGGAAATTGACTTGTCTAAAGCAAgaacaaaacatattgatagCTACCGATTTGAAGACTATCCTTGAAATAAAGACCGCCCATTCTACCTAGACACTATGAAACCTTTATCAAATTGCATGCCTACATCGACATTCATTTTCGTTCTTTGGGAGCTGCCATGAACTGTAATCAATCAATGACTGGTGGATTATCAACGATTAACCAAACTCCAAACTCAGTTTTCCCTGGTTAGATAGTAGACAGACAATATACAGTAAATAAACGGGGGCTCTGACCTTTCAATGTCATGATTATGAGGGAAACTAGTATTAGCTGCCCCTACCAACACTTTTCTGAATTCTCCGAAAACTTTGTCACAAGTTGCTTTCTTGACAGAAATCGTGATTGTGCTCCATTTTACGATGATGAGTATTTTGTAAAGTCGTATTTTCCTCTTCAGTTGTTGCACATCTATGTTTATTCGCAGCCGACCATGGCATGATAACTAATTATATGTTGATCAGAAGTCCCAAATTTACAGCACTAAAATTATCTTCAGGGACAACATCCAAATTTCTATAACCTTTGAACCAAGTCAGAAACCTTCCCTTAAACTGTTTGCTCAGTAAGTGTCAACTCTCAGGAAATCACTAAGAAATGCAAGTAACGGACCAGTATAAAATGATGAGACtcatttatttcctttttgtttattgattgGTAAAATAAATACTGACTCTATGTTGAAGTCTTTCAGGAAATATCTGTGAGTAGTGACACTTTTGACTGCATATTTCGAGACTATCAATTTGACTGGATGGCTGGACATtagtttgtttttgattgagacatagaagaagaagaagacaagaGGGGTGGGATCCGTGATTCATTCCGTCATTGGGTACAGTTTAGTGGTAACCCTTGTGAACGGCATCTTTGGGTTGGGTCGCGTAGTAACCCCAAGGAGCGAAAGAGTTGTATTTGTCCTTGTACTCACTGGGTCCACGGTAGACCTgacaagagcaagaaagaTACCTTTTTAAAGTGGTCCACGGAATTTCACGTTGGCATACTAtcttgaaaattgttgaaCTTGTCTTCCGTAAAGGCAGTTTGTAAACTAGAACCGTTATTATGCTAATGATAGAAAGGTTAAACCTCATTTGCTCCGATTTTGATATGcttgacaagaaaaataacGTATTTACACTACTTTGtgttgaaagaaaaattgataCTAATTGTACGATTGTTTCGAAAATAACAAGAGCAAAAGATAGGAGTATTCTATCATTAAAAGTATTCAAATGgtacaaaaaagagaaaaagctGCCTTCGGTTTGTGGTTTTGTTCGAAAGTAACGTTAAGCAAATTTACCGTGTCAGAAGATGTCGAAAGAATGAAACATGTTCCAAATAGAAATCAAATCATCCAGACGAAATGAACAGTTAATGAGAATCTCACTGGAAAAGTTGGTACTTAGACTTTGTAAAATATGCTGTATCTCCCAGCTTTTCTAAATCAAAAATTCTGAAATATTCGGTCAGAGGAATATTTATCCTAGTTATTTCATTTCCCATTATCATTTTCCCCTTTTGATTCTGCACATATATTCCCGATCATTTCCTCACCTTCGGCTAGTCTTAGTCCTTTTTTCAGATTAGTTAAACAAGCTAAAACCTTTTTGCACGTAGAGATTGCTAATGGCAGGCAACTGAGACGACTGAGTGAAGACTATTaagattttattttcttatAAGTGAGTCCAGAAATTTGTTGCTAAATTTGGTTGATTGTTAGTTGAGGATTCAGATGGGTAATTGGAATGGAAGTATTTGATAGTGTTGCGTCCTAGTGGTAGCCCTTGTGGACCTTGTCGTGGGGCTGAGTCTCGTAGTATCCCCAGGGAGCAAAGCACTCATATCCGTAACATTTCTTCGTGTCAGGGCCCCGGTATACCTACAAGAATGAAAGGTACAAATGTCAGTGGAAGTCACTCCAGTCCGGGGCCCTGTAAAAAGTGGTCGGTTGGTCTGCCTACTGCTCTTCCCACCAAAGTCATTAACCCTGAGGGCGGGTAAAGTCGTTGAGAAATGGTGCTTCACACACTGCTACACTCTCCCTTTTCAAACTCATAAAGCCCTTTGTTGATGATCAAATTGGGGCTCGATGGCtactttcactttttttttattgcctcAAACGTGCAATAGCATCCCTATCGGATGATAAGTGGCGGATAGGTTGGTACGGATTGATAGAGGAGAATTGGTGCTCTTACCTGGATCTTAACGCGGCCGATGTCGTGTCCGTATGAGTCGTGATGGGGCTTGTGATAGCTGTCGTCAGGGAAGGCCACGGGCATGGGCATTGGATACGGGTAAGGGAAGGCCACGGCCGAGGCCACGAGGCAAGAGAAGGCAGCCAACAAAGTCTGAATAAGAAACGATGGATGTGAGATGAAATGTGAATGGGAGCCGAAAAGGCCAAGACAAATCCTCCATGAATTGTCAGACAGCTAACTTACCCAAGAATTCATGATGATATGTCAGACGATGGAGATCGAACTGtgagatttctttttgttaTTGGCGCTTTTATACTCGATGAGGTTTTCGATCCTCCCGGGCGAGATGAGCCTGCTTTTGGCGCACCTTCGCGCCTTCCGTCCTCCGTGAATCATTAGTGTACAGACCTGGAGTACGTCGATGGAAATTTAGTCCTGAATTTACAATCGTCGAGGACGTTCTCCCGAACTCGGGACTATTCAACCCGACCAGAAAGAACGATGTCATGGATTACAAATCATGcgagacttttttttttgttattgaacATCAGGTTGCtcttggtttgtttttatgacaaattcGCCAAATAAGGTGATAGTTCCTTGACCAGCCTATCAAAGTTCATTcgaatcaaaaaaatgaagtaagCCAGCCTAGATTGTAGCATATATGTTACAAGCTATCAAGAACGATTCATACCCACTTCCACCATCATGCATAAGCAAgcattttgacacatatttCTTTATGGATTCATGGAAGGCTAATGTGTCgaatcctctctctctctatatatatAGTAAATATTTTGACCCATCATATGAATTTATTTATCATCGAGGACCAAGATTGGTCGGGAGTTTCGACGAAAGAAGAAGGTGGTGACAGAAAGTTCACTAGTTTAGACATCCACTTCTTGACGACACGAGGTAAAGAAGCCCCAAGGAAATAGCAGGTTTCTTCAAGTCTTGTGGTTTTCCTAGATTGAAAAGCGAGCGGTATCTTCAGTAGATCGACATAGCGATATCCGTTATTCTTGGCCATTAAGAACTGAAAAGATTCGGTGTGCCTCAAATGCTATTCTATTTTATTCTTGGTTCACATTGACATGATACTTTTGCTTgtacaagatcttgttgattGCTTTATTGCAAGCGCTGATTTCGCTTCCCCAGAAACAGTTCACTTTCCATTTgctcatcatcatgttctGATCAGTAATGATCATCATAAATCATAGTTTAATTGCCAATAGATTGAGTGAGTCTAGAATCTCACTTTTAGAGggcaatgcatttttctttgtttaacAAGGTgctgaaactttttctttgttacgCTTGCAgatcattcaaatcaaatcatttttaaacCTCGAAGCGAAGCACGGTTTTGGCATTTTAGTTGAAGGAAATCACTTCGTAGATAGAAGCCCATGTCGAGACCATTTCACACTTCCAATACAATGTAATGTACGCCTCAGTTTGAAATTACAACCATTTACGCTCAAAGCCTCCCCAAAAGCCTCCCCATTGCAATCCCAAAAGGTGAAAGTGAACTTATTTCATCTGTCTTTCCACAGAACGTGAGGTCATCTAAGAACTTACTTCTTATGTTAGACAGGTTAGGCAGCTACAAATAAGCGGAATGGAAAGTATACTAAATTCTTTAATGAACCTTCTCCATTTAAACTGGTGTAGATATTTTACGCGTTGAAATGACCGAGAGCCGCTAAAATGGTTATTATTGCATTCAAAACAACTTACGTACATCCTCAATTTGGCATTTCTATTTTAGAAATGGTTGCAGTAAGGAATGGACATGCGGCCAAAAGATCATTTTATAGAGCTGATTGTTAGaaaccttttttcttctaatctttttttcttcaagttctactaatcaggagccagcatggacatggcaagaatctgcttcttagggaTAGCATGTTCAATTACCGGTGCTTGAGGATATTGTAATGttatattccttttcatctatgtattgcttgatatggaagaCAAAAATACCCCCCGCTCGAGCGTGttgttgcctatgttttggaacgTTTATTCGCAAATTTTTGCGTATTTTTTATGCAAGTTTGTTGTCAAgaaagaccatatttatatgcaaGTTCTGGCCAGCCCTAGTTTTTAAGCTAAGACAAATAAACgggacagaaacaacaaaccgaaacgtttttggttaacataacatcaacatatttgggttattttaagcaacataaaaatgacatatttgggccaaaaatccaacatattttgtaagAGCCTAAAAATGACAGTTTGGATGGTCTCCCAGGGTTGATCAAAAACCAGTCTATTGAGCTGTATTGTCAACCATATGTATTTGTATTCATATCCATGTCTTATCTCACATCTGCTCTTCCATCTATGTTTACATCTTGTTTACAATCCAATGGCTAACGGACCTTTCGCTGTTATTGAGCCCTTTCACTAAGTGATCTccaaaaaagcagaaaaattTACAATGACGAACCTTAATATTTACTGTTTGTTTATGCGTCCTCTTCCACTATTTTGATATGAAGTTGATAAGATCGTTCCATTTAATGCGAAAGCATgagcaaaatcattttttcttataAGAGGCTAAATTCCTAAATCTTATGTTAAGTTTCGTGACCTTTCAGATCGGTTCAATTCCATTCTTGGAGCGAAACGAAATGATTTCAGTTTTCGTGTTATCTTCGCAAGCATAACTTGAGGGGGAAACTAGCATTGGTGAAATGAaacatcaatgaaaaaagctATAGGAAAAGGGAAAGccaaattctaaaaaaaagcaaCTATGAAAGCAGCTTTTTATTCAATAACCCTCGTTGTTATTAGACACAAATTATTTCTTTGCTAACTTTGACGTTTAAAGATGATATTGCAATATCACTTTACGTTCCTTTGACGCAAAAACTATGCACAACGAAGCTGATTTTAGGCTCTTTGAGGGGAGAAAGAGGGACAAAACCGTAAATTGGTTGTGGTTTGGGCGTGAAATTTCTCACCAATTTTAAGAATTACCCCAAGTGAACTTCAATGTGAGATAGAAAAATCGAGGATTCGAACTGTTTTCTTTCTGAAAAAAGTAATGATCAATTCAAACCCTAAGGTTTATGTTCTTGATGCTTGATGAAATCAGCAAAATAACCTTAAAAATCCCATTGAAAATGCGACGAAGTATAACAAAAATGACGAGGCTTtctgaatttcattttaatctactaaaaaagcaattgaatttGGTTGACGTGAATACACCGTTACGTAATCGAGATAATCAACCCTTCatctctggaggtcagcctggACAGAAAGTTGTTCCTTCCGTTTCAGATAAGTGCTTCCACCACAAAgaggaaaattgcaattttaacTCCATCATAACCTCATACATGCCATATACGTTTCGTTCTTACAAAGAGGTCAAgaaacttgctcaaacccgTTTCATGAAGGTAGCAGAGCTGACCCATTGcacggcaaagggttgaatCTGGGGTTTCTACTCAGAATTTGGACATATTTGCAACGGCAGACAACTCAAACAAAATGGGAAGAGGCACGATAGATTaattggtagagcatccgcttatCAATTAGCGAAACCTGcttcgatcccaggcttgccaagtccaagcttctttgcggtatttaaattacagcacgagttgctgctttaagaacttaaatgggcgaaactgcggtcattcccaagggtgaggAAATAGTTAATGTAGGCTATGACGACGAAccgggaatatccctcaagtgggacacccatcatcagatggcaggccgagcaagagagctgtcgcctgacttcgtaacaaataaacaaacaaacaaaactgcTCTTCACATGCTATAAAATAGAGTTCTTTTCAGCACATTATGTGACCagggtcactaattatacataagattttgatagaagtAGCtaacaacaacacaaacgcattataattcaatgaagaggaaGCGGCctaatcggccctttatttggtaagGGTTGagtcacaaagcgccctctgaaatGCACagcgtaaaacatatttcgtgcagcgcAAGACGGCTATGGTTGGAAGGACTAACTGAACTGCGAATTAAAAGTTTTGACCCCCAACGACAACTGAACTAAGAACATATGAGAGCAGTGCAATATTGGgcatgtgaagtaaaggaaattgaagaaaaaatgtcgtCTGACACCCTGATACTGGTCATTTTGTGGAGCGAGAgcttagacaaacatcacaaccaACTCGCACCGCgtcatttttgattcaattatgTCCCCTCATCGCACATTGCATGCGACATAACATTttgccttgaatttcctttatttcATATGAAGAATTGACACGTATTTGTTACATATATTGAGTTTGATTCTTTTTATTTATCTTGGGTTCctggaatggccaaaatgtaGCCATTTGGGGCAAATTTCATGGTCTTGAAATAAAATCTCGCACCCTGCCCAATGCCTCTACACCCATGTTTGCTCTCTACTTTCAAGAGTgacctttttgaaatgctcatAGCTATGAAAGACGATCAAAGCATCAAGCCTGTAACATCTGGAAGTGCCCGTTTGGATGAATGGTTGTAGTTTTACACTGATAAACGGCAATAAAAAACCCTTGATGGGGGTATTCTTTGAAAAAGACCATTTTGCGCCTATCTCGCTGTGTATGCCagcggacttctagaaatatggattgtgaacgagcttccctccaaatcggcctgcttttggtcNAGGTTGATCCTTGATGGGGGTATTCTTTGAAAAAGACCATTTTGCGCCTATCTCGCTGTGTATGCCAgcgaacttctagaaatatggattgtgaacgagcttccctccaaatcggcctgcttttggtcatagcaactctgagccacttttcgagtTGAAGTAATAGAAAAAGAAACGTAGATGTCCTCagctgaaaaaaatgttattttcatatcatttacttataaagtggttcgtttcaaagttatgttgtcttatgcttatgtagctgaccaagagcaggccgaaaatccgaattttatgtagtgtttcaacataactttggacatatctcccaagttccctaagcatagctttggtgtcaaatttggccaagttcatgtaTTCCTCAAGATCTTGTTGTCTTATCAAGtatttatttggaataaattgaacagtttaggagataagaaatgtttgcTCCCGTTTGCAGTCGACATCTAGAAGCCCGTGACGAAGTTACGTCCTCTGTAAAATGCCAGATGGTCGTGAGATGGTGTAACATTGTAAACCACTTTGACTCATTACAAACCTGGGTTaattacattctaaaatgcaattgattacatacgtttcaaatgcaattaagtacaattactTCCTATTGAAATGTAACTAATGACAATTAATTCATATTAATTAATTGCgattgatttttattgattaAACACAATTAATTTATATTAACTAATTACAATTAATTTATATTAACTAATTACAATTAGTTTATATTAACTAATTACAATTAATTTATATTTGACTATAATTAATTAAAATCACAAATACTTTCAAATGCAATCGAATAATATTCAATAACTTATTTTGCAATACCTCCCAAGCATAAAAGGATTATTACCTTTACTCCGAATTTGCCATAGTTCTTATTTTTCGAGagttttatcaaaattaagTAGGTCAATTATGTGGCAACTAATTTTGCCTGAGCAATCTAAATGCCTTGTAATGTTGAGTACAAGAACAATGCGCATGTGCCTTAGCTTTTCTGATCAATGTTCCTTCATCATTAATCACTATTGCAAGATAATTCAACATTGAAAGCGTCACAGgaataacattttttgcaatttaatgAACACTACTCCTAAGATCTATTTAAGATATAACGATCAGCGGCAGAGATGTTTGGCAATACTTTAGGACTCTGCTTTATGAGTGCAAAGTCGGATGAGCATTGCAGTCCAGGGAGGAAAGTTCTAGCAAAGGAGGAAGTAAGTGAAGAAACGTCATCATCAATCATAAACCCATTGGCTTTTACAGAtgtactttttttgtttgggggATGGAAATGTAATTATAATTGAAATATCTTAATGACATCCTTTCAAATACAATTAATAACAATTACTCTGTTTCTCAATGTAATTATTTATAATTACAATTAATCTCTTTCTTAGTTCAATTGTTCATAATTACAATTACCCTGTTTCTCTATGTatttattcaaaattataaTTATAATTACAACACAGGTCTGACACTTTAATAGGTCGCTTAATAGGTCGtattttggtcaagaaatcTAAGATTCGTTATACATACTTATCCAGGTATCCAAGTATTTCAGGTAATGACACCATGACATAGTCTCCTTTCAAACCTAtggatatttcaaattgctaaCATTAGGAGGTCTTTGACGGTTAAGAGCACAGCGGTAGCaggggagaaaaagaagggacAAGGGAAAGGAGACCAACCAATCTAGCCCAATCCACATCCGTTAGGATTTTTTCTTAAATAGCGGCTATTGGTGTTCCAATTATGGAATACAAAAGATATTTGCTTCGACGCAATAGGGCCAGATgtacaaagaaaagaactgCTATTTCTTCATGCTTCACTAATTGTTCCACTGCCTTTGATACCGATTATGTAGCTTAAATTGTAAAAACTAACCAGAAACTCGGTCAAAGTCTGTGGGTGAAATGCGTGGCCATAAACGCGTAATTATACAAACTCATTTTGGAGTTGGTATTTTTTATGTTTATAgcacacggtggttatattttctggttaagtgtttgctcaaataccaagacatctttttaca encodes:
- the LOC131879395 gene encoding gonadotropin-releasing hormone receptor-like, whose translation is MEGDEGTSSVSIFEEENSTNISVESELLSDNQHAKQVLIWPMENCTLEFGNSSVAAEYNITCLNHAPVLTSTAEMRVWILAFMCIFSIFGNVLTIVAIFRDKHRTSLCTLILHLSIADCLVGVFCLGGEAIWTYTVSWNYGNILCKLLKFFQMLGLYVSTFMVVVVGVDRWQAITHPLQRSQAGKRRFHLYIASAWSLSIFLSLPQLLIFRVSKGPFIEEFYQCVTYGFYTARWQEQLYSIFNLVCNFIIPLVILILTCSSTLVRLKDNERGFHPPSATPARSKASSNNTTTTSSAATTGTTTTSSYLSQAEQTRQKKMRRATRRSLHMSLYIVGAFLVCWIPYYVVSMIIIFSPNPEKVPPMLLDGIFCFGMFNSLLNPIIYGAFHLWKPPTSQSNGITELKSVRRKFSSKSSFLCQSTSTPTGGMMPGRSSMLLRTPASSSSPAQPLGKNSLGLRKPPVQRCHTTESSSVLLNHNSRSDTPKSSPNPSHPLGRGTFMLSRCATFDVPTSKVDRQKVSMKRRQIKEINKGLEDNRTHRGNGSRHLENGSHEYTYDYTQEILGEKDEILNCSKLD